A section of the Candidatus Cloacimonas sp. genome encodes:
- a CDS encoding carboxypeptidase regulatory-like domain-containing protein → MKHHIFLAIIFLLLTGGMLSAQTLVSIGNGATVNTTTGVPTPYGTYYKNFHQQFLILASELNDAGGGAGNITSIAFNVSVLNTCSPMPNYTIKLKQTTQTTFTTTFEVGDYTTVWSAPEFMPVVGWNIHTFTTPYNWDGSSNLIVDIITTLIPGNYTQNASCFYSTTTFNSSLRYQSDSTDASTSLTGTVSTNRSNIQFVMAPLIVTNPPNPAMLISPANGATLVNPDVNLNWNSGGGAPSGFKLSLGTNNPPTNILNNQDLGLVTTYNPPQDFDLNTTYYWKVTPYNAIGDAVNCPVWSFTTHPAPIVTQLPYLQNFDISVIPPVLPYDWTSIVQASVTTAYVDTYVSTTYAHSQPNCVRLYNSTDANATVMLVAPVIGDALDPHSVRIKFWARSSSAGYPLSVGVLTNQTDPTTYQEVQNIALTATLAEYVVDLTTYTGTGRYIAFKHGLGGTSRTLYLDDISLELIAPNDLAALSITGNVTPSVGNASNYTVTVKNWGTATQTNYTVKLMSGNTELASVPGQSITPGSTMSVVVTWTPTAEGPMSIYGKVVLTGDVNSVNDNSPVLNISVMPPGATVVTIGEGNLAEGVPWEFFYKNSLFQTLYYQDELGVMGNITAITFYNNFVTNLTDKPVKLWLGTTDLADLSAGWILNGLTLVYDGTLNFPSGENTIVVPLQTPYLYTGGNLVLYANRPMDTQYFSSSDNFRAQTIGTTRARKLMSDTVTYDPLNPSATGTLSGTFPMTSFTFVVTGMGSLSGTVTSGGSPVADVLIQVSNANYNYTRITSATGQYTFAYLPIGTYTVTASKLGYETQTVNVTIMENQNTVQNISLVSSSTVSVSGHIVGSDQPTIGIANANIFLDGPLNYEGTSNANGDFTITGVLSGNTYNYTIQAIGYADLTGTVVVGSTNVNMGTLVMSELALPPVNILATENTAQTQITLTWSPPGSTGTGAGSEDFEIDNGGWVSSGFGDWQWGQYNVTAYTDIDTYVDTPPASAHSGTGMWGTVLEGGYSNCGAWSYLRKTFDFSTVSNPVLSFWHYMNGYNTYDYGLIKVNGNTVWGNSSSAVFMPWQELTIDLSAYANMNSVEISFEWFATSTVSYAGWYIDDLYVGHSMNKTVNYAYKPIPEKEHLLSEEEEALLHSKQYVQDNRYFTSKSSKEINSNRSLNGYKVWRLISGNETNENSWTLLTTNTITDTTFIDTSWGSLPDGNYRWAVKGVYTNNLLGPVGFSNRILIMRNDLAANTISGSTTPSVGTAFSYTIGIENVGTQAKPAGSYSVKLMSGDTELASVPGPTIAAGEELAVTVSWTPTTEGPMSLTGKVVLTADTNSDNNTTSPFNVLVMPSGVLAVTIGDGSQLDGIPWDFYYKNSLFQTLYYPDEIGLFGNITALSFYNNFTTNLTDKPIKIWMGTTNLQDLSAGWILDGLTLVYDGNLNFPNGQNTITVQLQTPYLYTGGNLLLYANRPMDTQYFSSSDDFLAQTIGNNRARKLVSDTVTYDPMNPSAVGTLSGKFPKTTLFFSSPGADPIFSVGPSSHNWGTVLINSVNNQNFTVGNAGGGTLTINNITISGSEMFSLQNLPTLPANLAFCEAINFTARYNPTAVGNHTATITITDNLATTYTITLNSGRTDRRERIPHTVSLSGNCIDTTLNTLPYTQNFDQVTVPILPVDWMKIVQSTSTSAVVETYASTTYAHSQPNCVRLYNPSDANATLMLIAPPLGNAIPTNTTRVKFWARSSTAGYPISIGVMVNPTDPTTYLETESISLTTTLTEYVVAFNAYTGAGKHIVFKHGLGGTGRSLYMDDVMIEIIPTNDLAATAISGNVTPSVGQESQYNISVHNWGTASQNTYTVKLFSAAGIELASATGITCAPGATVEVPVTWTPTTDGAMTIYGKVVLAGDQNNLNDQTPNLNILVNPSGVFMITIGAGDQTARMPVDMFYKNSIYEGLYYPAEMGNFMGQITGIQFYNNFITNLPNMPTKVWIGTTTLTSLSDAWIPISGLTLVFDGTINYPSGSNIITIPFTAPYLYLNGENLVIFVQRPMDTQYYSSTDYFQAQTDATNTGRSRRIQSDSTTYDPNNLPTTGTISGQFPKTTLIVIPGGVGHLDGTVITSADTPLEGVAVNITNSTYSTVTDATGHYHIANILPDDYTVEFSKYGYISQSVNITIEEDETEILNVTMQPMPTVSVTGTILASDTGAGIAGASIHLVGYQNYNTTSTAAGTFSFPAVYANQEYEYTIIAAGYTTATGTINVGSTNYNMGSITLGEVAYAPFGVVAAFNNTFTAIELSWQAPDPTAVDVIEGFEGSVFPPAQWTQIINNTGTEVIPGILPTWCRFGTVNPSGTPVVPPQGNYQAGLWWSYNHQDEWLITNAFNCPPSAHLSIDAYIYRGSTYGDHYNIKVSTDNGTNWSLLYDASTATGGWNYYTSPIHIDMEQYGGQQIKIAFQADDPPTNGGLWYCWFIDNLYIGNAVETIRFAGSELISAPSRASLQTAPPEIIAAPNPVRTTINRFPEVSSVIKDKTTTRVRSERSLQGYRVWRLISGNETNPQSWTPLSNQLLTSLETVDSSWTALPNGIYRWAVKAVYTANVTSVASFSNTMTKETQMGNIVGYVRKQNNQPIAGATVSASGVSATTNSAGAYFLPLAIGTYDVTASAAGYLPRTISGVIVLPNQNTTENFVLSPVANEDEYLPATVTELQGNFPNPFNPETTITYSIKDRCQVRLEVYNLKGQLVRTLVKAEKPNGNYKVVFNAKDDKGSPLASGIYFYRLQAGKYVSTHKMLLME, encoded by the coding sequence ATGAAACACCATATTTTCTTAGCCATAATATTCTTGTTGCTAACAGGAGGAATGCTTTCCGCTCAAACCCTGGTAAGCATCGGAAATGGAGCCACAGTTAATACTACAACTGGAGTTCCTACACCTTATGGAACATATTACAAGAATTTCCATCAGCAGTTTTTAATACTGGCATCTGAACTTAATGACGCTGGTGGAGGAGCTGGCAATATCACATCTATTGCCTTTAATGTAAGTGTGCTAAATACTTGTAGTCCAATGCCGAACTACACTATCAAGCTAAAACAAACTACTCAAACAACCTTTACTACTACTTTTGAGGTAGGGGACTATACTACCGTTTGGAGTGCACCGGAATTTATGCCGGTAGTGGGTTGGAATATTCATACTTTCACTACCCCTTATAACTGGGATGGTTCTTCCAACCTTATTGTAGATATTATTACCACTCTAATTCCCGGAAATTATACTCAAAATGCCTCTTGCTTCTATTCCACCACTACTTTCAACAGTTCTCTTCGCTATCAAAGTGATAGTACAGATGCTTCTACATCCCTTACTGGAACTGTATCTACTAACCGCTCCAATATACAATTTGTTATGGCTCCTCTTATAGTAACCAATCCTCCCAATCCGGCAATGTTGATTTCTCCTGCCAATGGAGCCACCCTTGTTAATCCTGATGTAAATTTAAATTGGAATAGCGGTGGAGGCGCTCCCTCAGGGTTTAAACTCTCTTTGGGAACCAATAATCCGCCTACCAACATATTGAACAATCAAGATTTGGGTTTGGTTACCACTTACAATCCCCCTCAGGATTTTGATCTTAACACTACCTACTATTGGAAAGTAACTCCTTATAACGCTATAGGAGATGCAGTAAATTGTCCCGTGTGGAGTTTTACTACTCACCCGGCACCAATTGTAACTCAACTTCCCTATCTGCAAAACTTCGATATCTCAGTTATTCCTCCCGTTTTACCTTATGACTGGACAAGCATCGTGCAGGCATCCGTAACTACTGCCTATGTAGATACTTATGTTTCTACAACTTATGCTCATAGCCAACCAAACTGTGTCCGTCTTTATAATTCTACGGATGCCAATGCTACGGTTATGTTGGTAGCTCCGGTTATTGGAGATGCTCTTGATCCTCATTCGGTCAGAATTAAATTTTGGGCTCGTTCCAGTAGCGCCGGCTATCCTCTTTCCGTAGGGGTCTTAACTAATCAAACCGATCCAACCACTTATCAGGAAGTGCAAAATATAGCTCTTACCGCTACCTTAGCTGAATATGTGGTTGATTTGACTACTTACACAGGAACCGGACGCTATATTGCTTTCAAACATGGACTGGGTGGAACAAGCCGCACTTTGTATCTGGATGATATCAGCTTGGAATTAATTGCTCCTAACGATTTGGCTGCCCTTTCTATAACCGGAAATGTTACTCCCAGCGTAGGCAACGCTTCGAACTATACAGTAACAGTTAAAAATTGGGGAACTGCCACCCAAACTAACTACACAGTTAAGCTAATGAGCGGTAATACAGAATTGGCAAGCGTTCCCGGACAATCAATTACTCCTGGATCTACTATGTCTGTAGTTGTAACCTGGACGCCTACTGCGGAAGGACCGATGAGCATTTATGGAAAAGTTGTCCTTACCGGTGATGTAAATTCTGTTAACGATAATTCACCCGTTTTGAATATTTCCGTTATGCCTCCAGGAGCCACTGTAGTAACTATTGGAGAGGGTAATCTTGCTGAGGGCGTGCCCTGGGAATTTTTCTACAAAAACAGCTTGTTCCAAACCCTGTATTACCAGGATGAACTTGGAGTAATGGGGAATATAACCGCGATTACTTTCTACAATAACTTTGTCACCAATTTAACTGATAAACCTGTTAAACTGTGGCTCGGAACAACTGATTTGGCTGATCTTAGTGCGGGCTGGATTTTGAATGGTTTAACTTTGGTTTATGATGGCACCCTTAACTTTCCCAGCGGAGAAAATACCATTGTAGTTCCACTGCAAACACCTTATCTCTATACAGGTGGTAACCTGGTTCTCTATGCAAATAGACCTATGGATACACAGTATTTTAGCAGCAGTGATAATTTCAGAGCTCAGACAATTGGCACTACCCGTGCTCGTAAACTTATGTCAGATACAGTTACTTACGATCCTTTGAACCCTTCTGCCACCGGAACCCTTTCCGGAACATTTCCAATGACCTCATTTACTTTTGTGGTAACGGGAATGGGTTCTTTAAGCGGAACTGTTACCAGTGGCGGTTCGCCTGTTGCCGATGTGTTGATTCAAGTGAGCAATGCCAATTATAATTACACTCGCATTACCTCTGCAACGGGACAATACACTTTTGCGTATTTACCGATTGGAACATATACCGTTACTGCTTCTAAGCTGGGTTATGAAACGCAGACAGTGAATGTAACCATTATGGAAAACCAAAATACAGTGCAGAACATCAGCTTGGTATCTTCCAGCACGGTATCCGTTAGTGGACATATTGTCGGTAGCGATCAACCCACAATAGGCATCGCCAATGCTAATATATTTTTGGATGGGCCTCTAAATTATGAAGGAACTTCCAATGCCAATGGTGATTTTACCATCACCGGTGTCCTTTCGGGAAATACCTATAACTATACTATTCAGGCAATTGGTTATGCGGATTTGACGGGAACCGTGGTAGTTGGCTCCACTAATGTAAATATGGGCACTTTGGTTATGAGCGAATTAGCCCTACCTCCAGTTAATATTTTAGCCACGGAAAATACAGCTCAAACGCAAATTACGCTCACTTGGAGTCCTCCCGGTTCAACCGGAACCGGAGCTGGTTCGGAAGATTTTGAAATTGACAATGGCGGCTGGGTTTCCAGTGGTTTCGGTGACTGGCAATGGGGTCAATATAATGTTACTGCTTACACAGATATAGACACTTATGTGGATACACCTCCTGCCTCTGCACATTCCGGAACTGGGATGTGGGGAACTGTTTTAGAGGGAGGTTATTCTAATTGTGGTGCCTGGTCTTATTTGCGCAAAACTTTTGACTTCTCCACTGTTTCCAATCCTGTCTTAAGTTTTTGGCACTATATGAACGGTTACAATACTTATGATTATGGATTAATAAAGGTGAACGGCAATACAGTATGGGGAAATAGTTCTTCTGCTGTCTTTATGCCTTGGCAGGAACTTACTATAGATCTTTCCGCTTATGCTAATATGAATAGTGTAGAGATAAGTTTTGAATGGTTTGCTACATCTACGGTCTCTTATGCTGGATGGTATATTGATGATCTCTATGTTGGACATTCTATGAACAAAACGGTGAATTATGCCTATAAGCCAATACCAGAAAAAGAACATTTGCTTTCCGAAGAAGAAGAGGCCTTGTTACATTCTAAACAGTATGTTCAGGATAACCGTTACTTTACTTCCAAATCTTCAAAAGAGATAAACTCGAATCGCTCTTTAAACGGCTACAAGGTCTGGCGATTGATTTCAGGTAACGAAACTAATGAAAATAGCTGGACTTTGCTTACTACCAATACAATTACCGATACAACCTTCATTGATACCTCCTGGGGCTCTTTACCGGATGGAAATTATCGCTGGGCTGTGAAAGGTGTTTATACCAATAACTTACTTGGTCCTGTGGGCTTTTCCAATCGGATACTTATAATGAGAAATGACCTTGCCGCCAATACAATTAGCGGCTCTACTACACCTTCCGTGGGAACTGCTTTCAGCTACACAATCGGTATCGAAAATGTAGGAACTCAAGCAAAGCCGGCCGGCAGTTACTCAGTAAAACTAATGAGTGGAGATACAGAACTGGCAAGCGTTCCCGGTCCTACTATCGCAGCGGGTGAAGAACTTGCTGTTACTGTTTCCTGGACTCCCACAACTGAAGGTCCAATGAGCTTAACTGGAAAAGTGGTACTTACTGCCGATACCAATTCTGATAATAATACTACCTCTCCTTTCAATGTCTTGGTAATGCCCTCAGGTGTTTTAGCAGTAACAATTGGTGATGGTAGTCAGCTGGACGGGATACCTTGGGATTTTTATTACAAAAACAGTTTATTTCAAACCCTTTACTATCCTGATGAGATAGGTTTATTTGGCAACATAACCGCTCTGTCCTTCTACAATAATTTTACTACAAATTTAACCGATAAACCGATAAAAATCTGGATGGGAACAACCAATTTGCAGGATCTTTCTGCGGGCTGGATTTTGGATGGTTTAACTTTGGTTTATGACGGAAATCTAAATTTCCCCAACGGTCAAAATACTATTACTGTCCAATTGCAAACACCCTATCTATATACAGGTGGCAATTTACTCCTTTATGCCAATCGCCCTATGGATACTCAATACTTTAGCTCCAGCGATGACTTTTTGGCTCAAACGATTGGCAATAATAGAGCGCGTAAGCTTGTTTCTGATACGGTTACCTACGATCCAATGAATCCTTCAGCTGTGGGAACGCTTTCCGGAAAATTCCCCAAAACAACTCTCTTTTTCTCCTCCCCGGGAGCAGATCCTATCTTCAGTGTAGGTCCTTCTTCTCACAACTGGGGTACTGTTTTAATTAATTCCGTAAATAATCAAAACTTTACGGTTGGAAATGCAGGTGGCGGAACTCTTACAATCAATAACATCACTATTAGCGGGAGTGAAATGTTTTCTTTGCAGAATTTACCAACTCTACCTGCAAATCTTGCCTTTTGTGAGGCCATCAATTTCACTGCCAGATACAATCCTACCGCTGTTGGCAATCATACAGCCACGATTACCATCACTGATAATTTAGCCACTACTTATACCATTACCTTAAATTCCGGTAGAACAGATAGAAGAGAACGCATACCACACACTGTATCACTTTCTGGAAACTGCATTGATACCACCTTGAATACTTTACCTTATACCCAAAACTTCGATCAGGTTACAGTTCCTATTCTACCGGTTGATTGGATGAAGATAGTGCAATCAACTTCCACTTCAGCTGTAGTGGAAACTTATGCTTCCACTACTTATGCTCACAGCCAGCCCAATTGTGTGCGTTTGTATAATCCTTCGGATGCCAATGCTACATTGATGTTGATCGCTCCTCCTCTGGGAAACGCTATTCCCACCAATACTACGCGAGTAAAATTTTGGGCACGCAGCTCCACTGCTGGTTATCCTATCTCTATCGGAGTAATGGTAAATCCTACTGATCCTACCACTTATTTGGAAACAGAATCAATATCTTTAACTACTACTTTAACGGAATATGTAGTTGCCTTCAATGCTTATACGGGAGCAGGAAAACATATCGTTTTCAAACATGGTTTGGGAGGAACCGGTCGCTCACTTTATATGGATGATGTTATGATAGAAATAATTCCTACCAATGATCTTGCGGCAACTGCTATCTCAGGTAATGTAACTCCTTCTGTAGGTCAAGAATCGCAGTATAATATTTCAGTCCATAACTGGGGAACTGCTTCTCAAAACACTTATACAGTTAAGCTGTTTTCTGCGGCTGGAATTGAACTGGCGTCTGCGACAGGAATAACTTGTGCCCCAGGAGCTACAGTTGAAGTTCCGGTTACCTGGACTCCTACAACTGATGGAGCAATGACCATTTACGGTAAAGTAGTTTTGGCTGGAGATCAGAATAATTTGAATGACCAAACACCCAACTTAAATATTCTGGTAAATCCTTCCGGGGTCTTTATGATCACGATTGGAGCTGGAGATCAAACAGCGCGTATGCCGGTAGATATGTTTTATAAAAACAGCATCTATGAAGGGCTATACTATCCTGCCGAAATGGGTAACTTTATGGGTCAGATAACCGGCATTCAGTTCTATAATAATTTTATTACCAATCTACCAAATATGCCTACTAAGGTCTGGATCGGAACCACTACTTTAACTTCGTTGTCTGATGCCTGGATTCCAATTTCAGGGTTGACACTTGTTTTTGACGGAACGATAAACTACCCTTCAGGAAGTAATATCATTACTATTCCGTTCACTGCTCCTTATCTGTATCTGAATGGAGAAAACCTGGTTATCTTTGTCCAGCGTCCGATGGATACCCAATATTACAGCTCCACCGATTATTTTCAGGCACAAACGGATGCAACGAATACAGGAAGATCAAGACGAATTCAGAGTGATTCCACTACTTATGATCCCAATAATCTACCCACCACTGGAACTATTTCCGGTCAATTCCCCAAGACCACTTTAATAGTAATTCCGGGTGGAGTTGGTCATTTGGACGGAACAGTTATTACCTCTGCTGATACTCCTTTAGAAGGAGTAGCTGTAAATATTACCAATTCCACTTACAGCACGGTTACAGATGCTACGGGTCATTATCACATAGCTAATATCCTACCTGATGATTATACAGTGGAATTCAGTAAATATGGATACATCAGCCAAAGCGTCAATATTACCATTGAAGAAGATGAAACCGAAATCCTGAATGTAACAATGCAACCAATGCCTACGGTTTCTGTTACTGGAACTATTTTAGCCAGTGATACCGGAGCAGGAATTGCCGGTGCCTCAATACATCTGGTTGGTTATCAAAATTATAATACAACCAGCACCGCTGCCGGAACCTTCAGTTTTCCAGCTGTTTATGCTAATCAGGAATATGAATATACAATTATCGCTGCTGGTTACACTACCGCCACCGGAACCATCAATGTAGGTTCCACAAACTACAATATGGGGTCCATCACTCTTGGCGAAGTTGCCTATGCTCCTTTTGGTGTAGTTGCTGCCTTCAATAATACTTTTACGGCAATTGAACTAAGCTGGCAGGCCCCCGATCCTACAGCGGTAGATGTTATTGAGGGATTTGAAGGAAGCGTGTTTCCACCTGCGCAGTGGACTCAAATTATCAACAACACAGGCACTGAAGTCATTCCAGGAATTTTACCTACTTGGTGCAGATTCGGAACTGTAAATCCAAGCGGAACTCCTGTTGTTCCTCCGCAAGGAAATTATCAGGCAGGTCTTTGGTGGTCATATAATCATCAGGATGAATGGCTGATTACCAACGCTTTCAATTGTCCGCCCAGTGCCCATTTATCGATAGATGCTTACATTTATCGTGGTTCCACTTATGGTGATCACTATAATATTAAGGTCTCTACCGATAATGGCACCAATTGGTCTCTTTTGTATGATGCCTCAACAGCAACCGGGGGCTGGAATTATTATACATCTCCTATCCATATAGATATGGAACAGTATGGCGGACAGCAAATTAAAATCGCTTTTCAGGCAGATGATCCACCTACAAATGGAGGACTTTGGTATTGCTGGTTTATCGATAACCTCTATATTGGCAATGCGGTTGAAACTATTCGTTTTGCTGGCTCGGAACTAATTTCAGCTCCTTCCCGGGCATCTTTACAGACAGCTCCGCCCGAAATCATTGCCGCTCCAAATCCTGTGCGGACTACCATCAACCGCTTCCCAGAAGTGAGCAGTGTCATTAAGGATAAAACAACCACTCGTGTCCGCTCTGAAAGATCTCTTCAAGGTTATCGAGTGTGGCGTCTGATTAGTGGAAATGAAACCAATCCTCAAAGCTGGACTCCCCTTAGTAACCAATTGCTAACTTCTCTGGAAACAGTTGATTCTTCTTGGACTGCGCTTCCAAACGGTATTTACCGCTGGGCGGTTAAAGCCGTTTACACTGCTAATGTTACTTCCGTTGCCTCTTTCTCCAATACTATGACTAAAGAAACCCAGATGGGCAATATCGTCGGTTATGTTCGTAAACAAAATAATCAGCCCATCGCGGGAGCAACTGTAAGCGCCAGCGGAGTTTCGGCTACCACCAATTCCGCAGGTGCCTATTTTCTGCCTCTGGCAATCGGAACTTACGATGTAACGGCTTCTGCAGCAGGTTATCTACCGCGCACCATTAGCGGAGTAATTGTTTTGCCCAATCAGAATACTACGGAGAATTTTGTCCTTAGTCCGGTGGCAAACGAGGATGAATATCTACCTGCAACCGTTACCGAACTGCAAGGAAACTTTCCCAATCCTTTCAATCCGGAAACCACCATTACTTATTCCATTAAGGATAGATGCCAAGTGCGTCTGGAGGTTTATAACCTTAAAGGTC
- a CDS encoding regulatory protein RecX gives MILKITKKAENDKKNLIYIDNQIRGILPDRILLPLYPVPYSGEINADQAKDLILLLEHQARQQLLKYLNDREHSSLECRQFLSCKMYPITIIEPLLEEFCAKKYIDDGRYVEILISSLISRKKSKREIMQKLKETRLPSELWEEALNKLYNPEEALENLTHQIIKLRLRYRELPESKQKEKVFASLYRKGFNLDDIHTAWEVTKK, from the coding sequence ATGATTCTCAAGATAACGAAGAAAGCTGAAAACGATAAAAAAAACCTAATCTATATTGACAATCAAATCAGGGGGATTCTTCCCGATAGAATCCTCCTGCCTCTTTACCCTGTTCCATATTCAGGAGAAATTAACGCTGACCAAGCAAAAGATTTGATCTTGTTGCTTGAACATCAAGCACGACAGCAACTGCTGAAATATTTGAATGATAGAGAACACAGTTCGCTCGAATGCCGTCAATTTCTAAGCTGTAAAATGTATCCTATCACTATAATTGAACCCCTGCTGGAAGAATTCTGCGCCAAAAAGTACATCGATGACGGCAGATATGTAGAAATCTTGATTAGTTCACTTATCTCCCGCAAAAAAAGCAAACGGGAAATAATGCAGAAGTTAAAAGAAACCCGCCTGCCATCTGAACTTTGGGAAGAGGCATTGAACAAACTATACAACCCGGAAGAAGCCCTGGAAAATCTAACCCATCAAATTATCAAACTGCGTCTCCGTTATCGGGAATTGCCCGAAAGCAAACAAAAAGAAAAAGTGTTCGCTTCTCTCTATAGAAAAGGGTTTAATTTGGATGATATCCATACTGCCTGGGAGGTAACCAAAAAATGA
- the recA gene encoding recombinase RecA: protein MLDKNKDAALKTAISQLEKKYGVGTLMRLGDKPHQVVDVIPTGALNLDIALGIGGIPKGRITEIYGAEASGKTTLALHIASECQIQGGTVAFIDVEHALDPAYAKRLGVEIDNLLLSQPDGGEQALEITETLVRSSAVDLIIIDSVAALVPKQEIEGEMGDSHVGLQARLMSQALRKLTAIVSKSNTAVIFINQTRMKIGATPYMNPETTTGGVALKFYSSVRLEVRHIGQIKDVGSDTQVIGTRTRVKVVKNKFAPPFKTVEFPIIFGQGISKLDIILDMAVQQDIIKKSGSWFSYQDLKLAQGADKTKLYLTENPQLLNEIETKLREKIKPEDFTPPAEENDSQDNEES, encoded by the coding sequence ATGCTGGATAAAAACAAAGATGCCGCCTTGAAAACGGCAATTTCGCAACTGGAAAAAAAATACGGAGTGGGAACTCTGATGCGCTTGGGAGATAAACCCCATCAGGTAGTGGATGTAATTCCAACGGGAGCACTAAATCTGGATATTGCTTTAGGAATTGGAGGCATCCCAAAAGGGAGAATAACGGAAATATATGGAGCTGAAGCATCAGGTAAAACTACCCTTGCTTTGCATATAGCTTCTGAATGTCAAATACAGGGTGGAACGGTGGCTTTCATTGATGTGGAACATGCGCTTGATCCGGCTTATGCCAAACGCTTAGGGGTGGAAATTGACAACCTTTTGCTGTCTCAACCCGATGGAGGTGAACAGGCATTGGAAATAACGGAAACTTTGGTGCGCAGTTCTGCGGTGGATTTAATTATCATAGATTCCGTAGCCGCTTTGGTTCCCAAACAGGAAATTGAAGGTGAAATGGGAGATAGCCATGTGGGCTTACAAGCACGACTTATGAGCCAGGCATTGCGAAAATTGACTGCCATCGTTTCCAAAAGCAATACTGCCGTAATTTTCATCAATCAAACCCGGATGAAGATTGGAGCAACACCCTATATGAATCCGGAAACTACAACCGGTGGAGTAGCCCTAAAATTCTATTCTTCCGTGCGTCTGGAGGTGAGGCATATAGGTCAGATAAAAGATGTGGGCTCAGATACTCAAGTAATTGGAACCCGCACCAGAGTTAAAGTAGTTAAAAACAAATTTGCCCCTCCGTTTAAAACAGTGGAATTTCCGATTATTTTCGGACAAGGAATATCCAAACTGGATATCATTCTGGATATGGCAGTGCAACAGGATATCATTAAAAAAAGCGGTTCTTGGTTCTCTTATCAAGACCTCAAACTTGCCCAAGGTGCGGATAAAACCAAACTCTATTTAACGGAAAATCCCCAACTGCTGAATGAAATTGAAACCAAACTGAGGGAAAAAATAAAACCGGAAGATTTTACTCCTCCTGCAGAAGAAAATGATTCTCAAGATAACGAAGAAAGCTGA
- the thpR gene encoding RNA 2',3'-cyclic phosphodiesterase — protein sequence MIRTFIALELPNQLKKELENIITHYARVTSVGVNWVKPENLHLTLLFIGDVQPAQLAEIEEALTKQLIDFPAFNFTPEGLEFFPAINPHLLWLKLSSPNNDIFKLNRHIGRELSAQGILSDNKAIKLHITLARLKINLAPELEREIMSQNIIRTPLLFDTVCLYKSQLMPEGPKYTILNKHNLLSAGG from the coding sequence ATGATTCGAACTTTTATTGCACTGGAGCTTCCGAACCAATTGAAAAAGGAGCTGGAAAATATAATTACGCACTATGCAAGAGTTACCTCTGTTGGCGTAAATTGGGTGAAGCCGGAAAATCTACATCTCACTTTGCTTTTTATTGGTGATGTTCAACCCGCTCAGCTTGCTGAAATTGAAGAAGCGCTAACCAAGCAACTAATTGATTTTCCCGCTTTCAATTTTACGCCTGAGGGCTTGGAATTTTTCCCTGCCATCAATCCCCATCTCTTATGGCTGAAACTTTCCAGCCCCAATAATGATATTTTCAAGCTAAACAGACACATTGGCAGAGAACTATCCGCACAAGGAATTTTATCCGATAACAAAGCCATAAAACTACATATCACGCTGGCTCGCTTAAAAATAAACTTAGCGCCGGAACTGGAAAGAGAAATAATGAGCCAAAATATTATACGGACTCCTCTCTTATTTGATACCGTGTGCCTGTATAAAAGTCAACTAATGCCGGAAGGACCCAAATATACTATACTAAATAAACATAATTTATTATCAGCCGGAGGTTAA
- a CDS encoding adenosine-specific kinase produces the protein MELITEPLKFPSDCNIILGQSHFIKTVEDLYEALVTSVPNIKFGLAFCESSGPCLIRKEGNDNELIEIAAENMFRLGAGHSFLIILQNAFPINVLPAIKRCQEVVNIFCATANPVEVILAKTKQGSGILGVIDGSSPKGIELDTDVAHRKKFLLDIGYKR, from the coding sequence ATGGAACTAATTACAGAACCACTCAAGTTTCCCTCTGATTGCAATATTATTCTGGGTCAAAGTCATTTTATTAAGACCGTGGAAGATTTATATGAAGCACTTGTTACCAGCGTTCCCAATATTAAATTCGGTTTGGCATTTTGTGAATCCTCAGGCCCTTGCTTAATTCGTAAAGAAGGCAATGATAATGAGCTGATAGAAATTGCTGCGGAAAATATGTTTCGTTTAGGCGCAGGTCACAGCTTTTTGATTATTTTGCAAAATGCTTTCCCTATTAATGTCCTACCGGCAATTAAACGCTGCCAGGAAGTAGTTAATATTTTTTGTGCCACAGCCAATCCGGTGGAAGTAATTTTAGCTAAAACAAAACAAGGAAGCGGAATATTGGGCGTAATAGATGGTTCTTCGCCCAAAGGAATTGAACTGGATACAGATGTGGCTCATCGGAAAAAATTTTTGCTGGATATAGGATATAAACGCTAA